A region of Mammaliicoccus sp. Dog046 DNA encodes the following proteins:
- a CDS encoding 2-oxoacid:acceptor oxidoreductase subunit alpha, with protein sequence MKSQISWKVGGQQGEGIESTGEIFATAMNRQGYYLYGYRHFSSRIKGGHTNNKIRVSSTPVSAISDDLDILIAFDQETIEVNYGEMREGSIIIADEKAKPQNPEDSKAQLVVLPFTGIAKELGTALMKNMVAVGATCAVMDLNTNVFESLIKDLFGKKGESVVELNIKALNEGYRLMKSEMENLESAHVLEQIDSEGHLFMIGNDAIGLGAVAAGVRFMAAYPITPASEIMEYMIDRLPALGGAVIQTEDEIAACTMAIGSNYAGVRSFTSSAGPGLSLMMESIGLSGMTETPLVIVNTQRGGPSTGLPTKQEQSDLMQMIYGTHGDIPKIVLAPTSAADAFYLTVEAFNLAEEYQCPVILLSDLQLSLGKQTVESLDYNKVEIRRGALVEGDLESQEDKAYFKRYALTESGISPRVLPGTKGGIHHVTGVEHNEEGKPSESAENRQQQMDKRMRKTAELLIENPVESNEQYDEADILYVGFISTNGAIDEAIMRLDQQNVKVNHIQIRQLHPFPSEVVQRAFDKAQKVVVAEHNYQGQLSNIIKMNINHQNKIINQTKYDGTPFLPHEIEDKALEIASNLKELI encoded by the coding sequence ATGAAATCACAAATTTCATGGAAAGTTGGCGGTCAACAAGGTGAAGGTATTGAATCAACAGGTGAAATATTTGCAACTGCTATGAACCGTCAAGGATATTACTTATACGGATATCGCCATTTTTCAAGTAGAATTAAAGGCGGTCACACAAATAATAAAATTAGAGTTTCGTCAACGCCAGTAAGTGCGATAAGTGACGATTTAGATATATTAATTGCATTTGATCAAGAAACAATTGAAGTAAACTATGGTGAAATGCGAGAAGGTAGCATCATTATTGCTGATGAAAAAGCAAAACCACAAAACCCAGAAGACAGCAAAGCACAACTTGTTGTTTTACCATTTACAGGTATTGCTAAAGAGCTAGGTACAGCATTAATGAAAAACATGGTTGCTGTAGGTGCAACATGTGCAGTGATGGATTTAAATACAAATGTCTTTGAGTCATTAATCAAAGATTTATTTGGTAAAAAAGGTGAAAGTGTTGTTGAATTAAATATTAAAGCGTTAAATGAAGGTTATCGTCTTATGAAATCTGAGATGGAAAATCTTGAAAGCGCACATGTCTTAGAACAAATCGATTCAGAAGGACATTTATTCATGATAGGTAATGATGCTATAGGTTTAGGTGCTGTTGCAGCAGGTGTTAGGTTTATGGCAGCTTATCCGATTACACCAGCTTCTGAAATTATGGAATATATGATTGATCGTTTGCCTGCATTAGGTGGCGCAGTTATTCAAACTGAAGATGAAATTGCTGCATGTACGATGGCAATTGGATCTAACTATGCAGGTGTACGTTCATTTACATCTTCAGCTGGTCCAGGTTTATCATTGATGATGGAATCTATCGGTTTGTCAGGAATGACTGAAACACCTCTCGTTATTGTTAATACACAACGCGGTGGTCCATCAACAGGTTTACCAACAAAACAAGAACAATCTGACTTAATGCAAATGATTTATGGTACGCATGGTGACATTCCTAAAATTGTATTGGCGCCAACAAGTGCAGCTGATGCATTTTATTTAACTGTCGAAGCATTCAACTTGGCAGAAGAATATCAATGCCCAGTAATACTATTATCTGACCTACAATTATCTTTAGGTAAACAAACAGTGGAATCACTTGATTATAATAAAGTAGAAATTCGCCGTGGTGCATTAGTAGAAGGTGATTTAGAATCACAAGAAGATAAAGCATACTTTAAACGTTATGCATTAACAGAATCAGGCATTTCTCCAAGAGTATTACCAGGTACAAAAGGTGGTATTCATCACGTAACTGGTGTTGAACATAATGAAGAAGGTAAACCATCTGAAAGTGCAGAAAATAGACAACAACAAATGGATAAACGTATGCGTAAAACAGCGGAATTATTAATTGAAAATCCAGTTGAATCTAATGAACAATACGATGAAGCGGATATATTATACGTTGGATTTATATCTACTAACGGCGCAATAGATGAAGCAATAATGCGTTTAGATCAGCAAAATGTAAAAGTGAATCATATTCAAATTAGACAATTACATCCATTCCCATCAGAAGTTGTACAACGCGCATTTGATAAAGCGCAGAAAGTTGTTGTTGCAGAACATAACTATCAAGGACAATTATCAAATATCATTAAAATGAATATTAATCATCAAAATAAAATCATCAATCAAACAAAATATGATGGTACACCTTTCTTACCACATGAAATTGAAGATAAAGCATTAGAAATAGCAAGCAATTTGAAGGAGTTGATTTAA
- a CDS encoding TIGR00282 family metallophosphoesterase, with product MRILFIGDIVGKLGREQLETYLPKIKSAYKPTLTIVNAENAAHGKGLTEKLYKEILRMGADFLTMGNHTYGQREIYDFIDQANRMVRPANFPEEAPGIGMRIIKVNDKEVAIINLQGRSFMPAIDCPFKKADELIEEASKITPYIFVDFHAETTSEKNAMGWYLNGRVSAMVGTHTHIQTSDERVLNGGTAYITDVGMTGYYDGILGINKDEVIERFITSLPQRHNLPDQGRKVLSGVIIDLDKEGQAKKIQRILINDDHPFE from the coding sequence TTGAGAATATTATTTATAGGTGATATTGTAGGTAAATTAGGCAGAGAGCAATTAGAAACGTATTTGCCAAAAATAAAGTCTGCTTATAAACCAACGTTAACAATTGTAAATGCTGAGAATGCAGCACATGGTAAAGGACTAACAGAGAAATTATATAAAGAAATATTACGTATGGGTGCTGACTTTTTAACAATGGGTAACCATACATATGGACAAAGAGAGATTTATGATTTTATAGATCAAGCGAATAGAATGGTTCGACCAGCGAATTTTCCTGAAGAAGCGCCAGGAATTGGTATGAGAATCATTAAAGTGAATGATAAAGAAGTGGCCATTATTAATTTACAAGGTCGTTCTTTCATGCCAGCAATTGATTGTCCATTTAAAAAGGCAGACGAGCTGATTGAAGAAGCTTCGAAAATAACACCGTATATCTTTGTGGACTTCCATGCAGAAACAACTTCAGAAAAGAATGCCATGGGTTGGTACTTAAATGGTAGAGTGAGCGCGATGGTTGGTACACATACACATATTCAAACATCTGATGAACGTGTATTAAACGGTGGTACTGCATATATTACAGATGTAGGTATGACAGGATATTATGATGGTATTTTAGGTATTAATAAAGATGAAGTTATTGAACGATTTATAACAAGTTTACCACAACGTCATAACTTGCCAGATCAAGGGAGAAAAGTATTGTCTGGTGTGATTATCGATTTAGATAAAGAAGGACAAGCGAAAAAAATTCAAAGAATACTTATAAATGACGATCATCCATTTGAGTAG
- a CDS encoding CDP-glycerol glycerophosphotransferase family protein — MRVKILGFNLLAKGGTSRSNINLIQSFLKAGHEVIYYNYKIFDKTEKFNTIINEQLFDKRLDFKQYNDSKDLLDTDLVILTRETFFYIAREIKGMNFEIKIVGEVHAPIAYISAEHDLAADSIDAYRVSTEDVKRDFAKKFNITNVFNQYVDASHIKVNDEASITKRNLLIKARFEDNIKDISYVIKLMNNIVNVKGQDDIQLYIKGYGPSEILYKNLINYYQLDDNVHINEKEPLNYIYVSSSPYETLGYSILESIAEGNKAFIYAGEDDVLKSIYNKYHAVQFLTKDIEDDGERLLDFVEYKYTKAKRTEDVQLLNETFVERDYATDFIEGANACMDGIKKGSTVNQSSKKKVEKQSKIECGRDLYETYKNKPVLRMVLNNQRVFNFAKKKYEKRKMNQLIKTYDEIEPSENKVFVESFHGNNFSGDPKYLGIYIKKHFPEKEVYVSSRNALVDIEIRNAHLIPVRFGSDHYKMTFRQSKYVIVNGNTLDKVFKHKNQIFIQTWHGFPLKRMLHDLGDEKQKSLETKVFQPRMQKWDYLLSSSAFNTMLFESAFNTDKNKDLQILQLGAPRNEYLLNSDEEEEGRIRSKYFFTKNKNKKFILFCPTWRKEKREVLSKINLIILLENLPDDYEIIVKLHPNEAHLRTAYTQLDPRIHCFYNEFVDIQELYLISDAMITDYSSTIFDFAHLNKPIFLLQEDTKAYEASIGFYFDIFELVDIELASNDERILARQLLQDKDCDYENITHRLLESDKMNTTQNIVNFIMK; from the coding sequence ATGAGAGTAAAGATATTAGGATTCAATCTACTTGCAAAAGGTGGAACGTCAAGAAGTAATATTAATTTAATTCAATCATTTCTAAAAGCTGGTCATGAAGTGATTTATTATAATTATAAAATTTTTGATAAGACAGAAAAATTTAATACGATTATTAATGAACAGTTATTTGATAAACGATTAGATTTTAAACAGTATAATGATTCGAAAGACTTGCTAGATACAGATTTAGTGATACTCACGAGAGAAACATTCTTTTATATTGCTAGAGAAATTAAAGGGATGAATTTTGAAATTAAAATAGTTGGTGAAGTGCATGCACCTATTGCTTACATTTCAGCTGAACATGATTTAGCAGCCGATTCGATCGATGCATATAGAGTAAGTACTGAAGATGTTAAGCGAGATTTTGCTAAAAAATTTAATATCACAAATGTATTTAATCAATATGTAGATGCATCACATATTAAGGTAAATGATGAAGCGAGTATTACGAAACGTAATTTATTAATTAAAGCGAGATTTGAAGATAACATCAAAGACATTTCGTATGTGATTAAATTAATGAACAATATCGTTAATGTTAAAGGTCAGGATGATATTCAGTTATATATTAAAGGGTATGGTCCGTCGGAGATATTGTATAAAAATTTAATTAATTATTATCAATTGGATGACAATGTACATATCAATGAGAAAGAACCGCTTAATTATATTTATGTATCATCATCTCCTTATGAGACATTGGGATATTCTATTTTAGAATCGATTGCAGAAGGTAATAAAGCATTTATATATGCTGGAGAAGACGATGTTTTAAAAAGTATTTATAATAAATATCACGCTGTTCAATTTTTAACTAAAGATATCGAAGATGATGGTGAACGATTGCTAGATTTTGTTGAATATAAATACACGAAAGCAAAAAGAACTGAAGACGTTCAGTTGTTAAATGAAACATTTGTAGAAAGAGATTATGCTACTGATTTTATCGAAGGCGCCAATGCTTGTATGGACGGTATTAAAAAAGGTTCAACGGTTAATCAATCTTCGAAGAAAAAAGTAGAAAAACAATCTAAAATCGAATGCGGAAGAGATTTGTATGAGACATATAAAAATAAACCCGTATTACGAATGGTATTAAATAATCAACGTGTGTTTAACTTTGCGAAAAAGAAATATGAAAAACGAAAAATGAATCAACTTATAAAGACATATGATGAAATTGAACCATCAGAGAATAAAGTCTTTGTTGAATCTTTTCATGGTAATAATTTTAGTGGAGATCCAAAGTATTTAGGTATATATATTAAGAAACACTTCCCGGAAAAAGAAGTCTATGTCAGTTCTAGAAATGCGTTAGTAGATATTGAAATTAGAAATGCACATTTAATACCTGTAAGATTCGGTAGTGATCACTATAAAATGACGTTTAGGCAAAGTAAATATGTCATCGTCAATGGTAATACATTAGATAAAGTATTTAAGCACAAAAATCAAATCTTTATCCAAACGTGGCATGGTTTTCCTTTGAAAAGAATGTTGCATGATTTAGGAGATGAAAAACAAAAATCTTTAGAAACGAAAGTCTTTCAACCAAGAATGCAGAAATGGGATTACTTACTTTCATCATCAGCGTTTAATACGATGTTATTTGAATCAGCGTTTAATACTGACAAAAATAAAGATTTGCAAATCTTACAATTAGGCGCACCAAGAAATGAGTATTTGTTAAATAGTGATGAAGAAGAAGAGGGACGAATTCGTTCGAAATACTTTTTCACTAAAAATAAAAACAAAAAGTTTATTTTGTTCTGTCCAACATGGAGAAAAGAAAAGCGAGAAGTGTTATCGAAAATCAATTTAATCATATTACTTGAAAATTTACCTGATGATTATGAAATTATCGTTAAATTACATCCGAATGAAGCACATTTAAGAACAGCGTATACGCAGTTAGATCCTCGAATCCATTGTTTTTACAATGAATTTGTAGATATACAAGAGTTATATTTAATATCTGATGCGATGATTACAGATTACTCTTCTACAATATTTGACTTTGCGCATTTAAATAAACCAATCTTCTTATTACAAGAGGATACGAAAGCATATGAAGCATCTATCGGATTTTATTTTGATATATTTGAACTCGTTGATATAGAGCTCGCAAGTAACGATGAGCGAATTTTAGCAAGACAATTATTACAAGATAAAGATTGTGATTATGAAAATATCACACATAGATTACTTGAATCAGATAAAATGAATACAACTCAAAATATCGTAAACTTTATAATGAAATAA
- a CDS encoding YolD-like family protein, translating into MRIINPSLPDPYKYEKDYRNIPKQYLDNDIPRGRGMIKWAPFATMPQQYETINQFINDQTKVNKPILSNDALDDLNYVLAEKIFYHPDATIKYWENGYYKMMHCEIHTFNSEHNILQVKKEHELIKIKLDCIVEIM; encoded by the coding sequence ATGCGTATCATTAACCCAAGCCTGCCTGATCCGTACAAATACGAGAAAGACTATAGAAATATACCGAAACAATATTTAGACAATGATATCCCTCGAGGACGAGGTATGATTAAATGGGCACCATTTGCGACAATGCCACAACAATATGAAACAATTAATCAATTTATAAATGATCAAACTAAAGTAAATAAGCCTATTCTGAGCAATGATGCATTAGATGATTTAAACTATGTGTTAGCTGAGAAGATATTTTACCATCCGGATGCTACTATTAAATATTGGGAGAATGGTTATTATAAAATGATGCACTGTGAAATCCATACATTTAATAGTGAACATAATATACTTCAAGTAAAGAAAGAACATGAATTGATTAAGATAAAGTTGGATTGCATTGTAGAAATAATGTAA